In Desulfomonile tiedjei, the DNA window ACGGTGGCACGGTGAAACGAGGAAGAAAAGAGCGGATTGATCGAGGAATAAAGGCGCGGTCTGATGACGTTTTCGCACTGACGTCTTATCGCGAGATGCTTTACGTGGCAGTGCCGCCGGTTCTGCCCGTGATCGCACTCATCATACTTCCTTTGGTCCTGCCCGTTTACTGGCAAAAGGTCCTGATCTCCACAGCTGTCTTCGCTCTGCTGGCCATGAGTTGGGACTTTCTCGTGTCAGCGGGCATGGTTTCTCTTGGGCAGGCCCTGTTTTTTGGGGTCGGGGCCTACGTGGCGGGTTCTCTGGACCACTATTTGGGACTGCCCATGTGGGCAACCATACCTCTGGCTACCGTCCTGGGAGGAGCGCTCTGCACCGTTTGCCTGCTGCCCGTGCTGAGACTACGAGGGGTTTACTTCTCTATGGTTACCCTTGTTTTGCCCCTGATGCTGGAGCGGGTCATCGAAGCTACCGGCATGCTCGGCGGCACTGAAGGACTTACCGGGTTGCAATCCATCGGGAACCCCTTGGTCGAGATCTACATCCTACTGGCCGTGCTGTGTGTTGCCCTGTTCGGCTTCAGAAGGCTTGTAACCACTGATTACGGTTTGGTTCTAAAGGCCATTAAGGACAATGACAGGTCCGTCATGAGCGCGGGGATAAACATATATTGGCTCAAGGCCCAGGCCCTGTTCGTAGCCGGCTGCGTGGCTGCGTTCTGTGGCGCTTACGTGACGCATGTGTACAGATTTGTGGGCATGCCCGCCTTCGCCCTCGATTACTCCATACTTCCGCTAGCATCGGCAGTGGTGGGTGGTATGGGGACGTTCGCCGGGTCGCTCATGGGAGCCTTTATACTGGTGCCGCTTTCCGAGGCATTGCGCAGCCTTGGCGGCCTTCGGACCGTAGTCTATGCACTCTCACTGGTCGTGTTCATCGTGGCCTTGCCCGAAGGGATCTTTCACTACATCCAGAGAAAATACCAGCAGTTCGAGAGGTGGGTGGAGGTCGAGAGCTAAAGATTCGGATTTCATGAATCCGATGCGGCATTCTTGGATTTAACTAAGGGACCTGAAGTAAGCTCCCGCGTTCCCGTAGGACCGTCCCGCACAGAACGCGGGATTGCCGGTCACCGGCATAGCTCGGGGCGTTGGACCGGCAGGGACGCCGGCCCTACGGAAGGCATTAATTGCCAGTCCCAAAACGGGGCGATAAATCTATTGACCATGCGAATAGGGCCTGTCGCTCGACGTGACATCGATCCAAAGGTCTTCTGTTCATGGAAGCTGTTGTGATGCAGGCAAAAGATCCAGAGACACTCTTAAGCGTGCGCGAATTAAGCAAAAGCTTTGGTGGAGTCCGCGCCGTGATAGGCGTGAGCTTCGACCTCAGGCGAGGTGAGTTGCTGGGCATAATAGGTCCCAACGGTTCCGGCAAGACAACGCTTGTCAATCTGATCACCGGTTTTCTGACGCCGGATTCCGGCTCTGTCTTGTACGGAGGCCAAGAAATTACCGGCTGGATGCCCTATCGGATCGCGCGGCTGGGCATAGCCAGGACGTTCCAAATGGTGCGGCCTTTTGCTGAACTCCCGGCTTTCAAGAACCTCATCATTCCTCTTTTTTCGCCTCGTGTGAAAAGCTTATCAGGCGGCCGATACGGCGACCGTGATGCGGTGGCGAAGGACCTCCTCGAAGAAGTCGGCTTCGAGAGAGAGTCTTCGGTAACTTACAAAGCCGCAGGCAGCCTGCCCCACGGATATTTGAAGCGTCTGGAACTGGCTAAGTGCCTGGCACTGAGAGCGGACCTTATCATACTCGACGAGCTGTTTTCCGGACTGAGCATCGCTGAACTGGCCAGTATTTTGCCGATCATCGAGAAGCTCATGATCGAAGGGAAGACCATCATCATGATCGAACATCGCCTGCGTGAGCTTTTTAGAATCGCTCACCGTGCGGTAGTCCTGAATTTCGGACGTGCGATCGCGGACGGCAAGCCCTCCGAAATCATGGAAATGAAAGAGGTCAAACAGGCGTACCTGGGGTCGGAAGACTGAGCCTGAAGAAGGGAATTTTGCGGGGAGAACCTTTTTGAAAAAAGGTTCCCCCCGCACCCCTCTCCAAAAACTTCTATATCATGCCCGCCGTACAACCGTTGCTGTCAGCAACGTTTGCACGGCGGGACAGGACATAGAGCTTTTTAGAAAGGGCCTGCGGAGATTCTTCTATAGAGGTCTCATTCGCAGATTCTTTGGTGCGGGAATCCATCATGCTGGAATTGTCAAATCTAATGGTCTTCTATGAGAACGCCCTGGCGCTGAACGACTTCAACATGCGAGTGGAAGCCGGCCAGATTGTGGCTGTGATAGGCTCGAACAGTGCCGGCAAAACCACGCTGATGAACACCGTTTCAGGGCTCATAATAGATACCAAGGTGAAAGAACAACGCAAAGGCGGCGAACGGATAACCGTATACGGAACAGTTACCCTTGACGGGGAGGACGTCACCGCGCTGTACCCCAACGAGAGGGTCCGCCGCGGCATGGTCCTGTGTCGAGAGCGCCACCCCATCTTTCCCGAGTCCGATCTTGTGGAAAACCTTAGAATAGCCGGCTATCTGCGGAAGAGATCGCAAGTGCGCGAGATGATAGATTATGTCTTCCAACTTTTTCCCACTCTGGTGCGTCTCAAGACGCGTAAGGCCGGGTTCCTGAGCGGCGGTGAGCAGCAGATGCTCTCAATCGGGATGGCCCTTATCGTGAAACCGCGCCTCCTTCTCTTGGACGAACCGCTGCTGGGGTTGAGCCCTGTCATGCAGAGCACCCTGATCGATGCCATAAAGAAAATCAGGACCGAAACCGGTCTCACCATTGTCATCGCAGAACAGTTCGCTCGTCCCATACTACCGATGATCGACCACGGATATATAATAGAAAACGGCATGCTGACCATGGAAGGCAGCGGAATGGAGCTTATGGACAACCCCGAAGTCAAAGGGGCCTACTTCGGCGTGTAAACGGAAGATAGGAAAGCTATTGAAAAGGCTTGCAGGAGGAAACTTTTTGCAAAAAGTTTCCCCCTACACCCTCTTCAAAAACTCCCATATCTTGGGCCCTAGCGCCTGGCGTCGCTAGGGCCGAGGAAATCATAACCCTAGGTCTCGAAGACGAGGTGAGGGCTTTGAGCGGACTGGTCTAGGAAGGTCGCAAACTCGCGGAGCAAAGCGACGCAGCTTGCCCAGATGGCGTTTTTTGGGAGGGGTCTGGGGACTTAGGCCTTAAAATAAGCTGTTGTCCCGGAGGGACATCCCGATAGTAGCCCGGCGATTTATCGCCGGGAATGAGGGGCCAAAAGAACCTTCAGCGTCCCCGAGGGGCGTCCGAAGGATCAATCCTTCGGACGCCCCTCGGGGACGCTGAACTGAATCATTCCTAACCGTTCACCCGGCAATGAATTGCCGGGCTACTATCATGGAGCCCCGCTGGGGCTCACAAATCCAGGAGGCTTGTTATTTTAACGCCTATGGTATCCGGGGAACTTCTTTTCTAAGCAAAAAGAGGGTTCACCGAAAAATCTCAACACGGCTGTTAAAAACGGAGGACTCTGAATTAATGTTGCCTTCGGCACAACCGAGCATTTTCAAGGCGTTTGAAGCCAATGCTGCGAAGTATCCCGATAAGACCGCTGTGTCGTTTCTCGGGACACAGTTCTCTTACAAGGATCTTTTGAGGTTGGCAGAAAAGTTCGCCGCGGGCCTTGCCGCTACAGGCATGAAAAAGCGCGATCGCATAGTCATGTACATCCCCAATTCCGCACAGTTCGTGGTCTCTTGGCTGGGCATACAGAGATTAGGAGCCGTGGCTGTGCCCATTACCCCGATCTACACGTCGTTCGATCTGAAGTACATAGCCAATGACACGGGGGCCCGCGGGGTTGTATGTTCCGATCGCAACTTCGGGTACGTAAAACAGGCGATGCCTGATACCGGCATAGAACGCGTGTTCGTCACCAATCTGGCAGACCTGCTTCCCTTCTGGAAGCGTGCATTTGGCATTCTTGCGGACAAGGTGCCTCGGGGCAAAGTCGAGAAAGCGCCTTTCGTCAGCCTTATGAAGACTATGGTTACCTCGTCCCATCCGCCCGCTCCGGACCCTGCAAGTCAGGAGGAGGACATTGCTGAAATCCTCTATACCGGTGGCACTACCAAACATCCCAAAGGTGTGCCCATAACTCACGGGCTGTTTCTTGTTTCCTCCGAGGAGCAGCTTGCTGTTCGAGACCCTCTTTTCCCCAAGGATAAAGACGTAATCATGGGAGGGGCGCCGCTGTTCCACATCCTCGGGCAGACATGCAG includes these proteins:
- a CDS encoding ATP-binding cassette domain-containing protein produces the protein MLELSNLMVFYENALALNDFNMRVEAGQIVAVIGSNSAGKTTLMNTVSGLIIDTKVKEQRKGGERITVYGTVTLDGEDVTALYPNERVRRGMVLCRERHPIFPESDLVENLRIAGYLRKRSQVREMIDYVFQLFPTLVRLKTRKAGFLSGGEQQMLSIGMALIVKPRLLLLDEPLLGLSPVMQSTLIDAIKKIRTETGLTIVIAEQFARPILPMIDHGYIIENGMLTMEGSGMELMDNPEVKGAYFGV
- a CDS encoding ABC transporter ATP-binding protein, encoding MQAKDPETLLSVRELSKSFGGVRAVIGVSFDLRRGELLGIIGPNGSGKTTLVNLITGFLTPDSGSVLYGGQEITGWMPYRIARLGIARTFQMVRPFAELPAFKNLIIPLFSPRVKSLSGGRYGDRDAVAKDLLEEVGFERESSVTYKAAGSLPHGYLKRLELAKCLALRADLIILDELFSGLSIAELASILPIIEKLMIEGKTIIMIEHRLRELFRIAHRAVVLNFGRAIADGKPSEIMEMKEVKQAYLGSED
- a CDS encoding branched-chain amino acid ABC transporter permease; protein product: MKRGRKERIDRGIKARSDDVFALTSYREMLYVAVPPVLPVIALIILPLVLPVYWQKVLISTAVFALLAMSWDFLVSAGMVSLGQALFFGVGAYVAGSLDHYLGLPMWATIPLATVLGGALCTVCLLPVLRLRGVYFSMVTLVLPLMLERVIEATGMLGGTEGLTGLQSIGNPLVEIYILLAVLCVALFGFRRLVTTDYGLVLKAIKDNDRSVMSAGINIYWLKAQALFVAGCVAAFCGAYVTHVYRFVGMPAFALDYSILPLASAVVGGMGTFAGSLMGAFILVPLSEALRSLGGLRTVVYALSLVVFIVALPEGIFHYIQRKYQQFERWVEVES